AGGCCGGGGTCGGATCCTTTTCCCGCAGGGAAAAGGCTCTGACCCCAATCCGGGCAGATCCACGCCATGTGTGGATGCGAGGGTCAGAGCCCTTTTCTGCGGAAAGGGATCCGACCCTGTGGGCTCAGGCGCCGAAGCGCTCGTCGTCCATCGCCATCAGCGGGGCGGCGCCGGCCTGGATGGCGGCGGCGTGGCTGAGGGTGCGCGGCAGCACGCGGGCGAAGTAGAACCGCGCGGTCTCGCGCTTGCCCTGGGCGAAGGCGGCGCCGTGCGCGCTGGCATCGGCGGCGGCCACGCTGCGGGCCCACCAGTAGGCCAGCACCACATAACCCGAATAGAACAGGTAGTCGTAGCTGGCCGCGCCCAGTTCGTCCGGGTTGGCGGCCGCGCGCTGCAGCACGTCCAGGGTCAGCTTGCCCCATTCGGCAGCCTTGGCGCGCAGCGGGCCGATGAACTCGGCCAGCGCTTCGTTGCCCTCGTGTTCCTTGGCGAAGGCTTCGATCTCGGCCAGCATCAGCTTCAGGCCGGCGCCCTGGCTGGACGCGGTCTTGCGGCCGATCAGGTCCAGTGCCTGGATGCCGGTGGTGCCTTCATACAGGGTGGTGATGCGGGCGTCGCGCGCCAGCTGCTCCATGCCGTGCTCGCGGATGTAGCCGTGGCCACCGAAGCACTGCAGGGCGTTGTAGGTGTTCTCGATACCCCATTCGGTCTGGCAGGCCTTCGAGATGGGGGTGAGGAAACTCACCAGGGTGTCGGCGCGCTCGCGCTCGGCGGCGTCCTCGGCGTGGTGGGCGACATCGATCAGGGTGGCGGCGTGCAGGGCCAGCAGGCGGCTGCCCTCGACCAGCGACTTCACCGTCAGCAGCATGCGGCGCACATCCGGGTGGACCAGGATCGGGTCGGCCGGCTTGTCCGGGAACTTGGCGCCGCTGAGGGCGCGCGACTGCAGGCGTTCACGGCTGTACTTCAGCGCGTTCTGGTAGGCGCGCTCGGAGAGGCCGATGCCCTGCAGGCCGACACCCAGGCGTGCGGTGTTCATCATGGTGAACATCGCCTGCAGGCCCTTGTGCGGCTGGCCGACCAGGTAGCCTTGTGCGCCATCGAAGTTCATCACGCAGGTGACCGAGCCCTTGATGCCCATCTTGTGCTCGATCGAACCGCAGCGCAGCGCGTTGCGCTCGCCGACGTTGCCGTCGCGGTCGACCTTGAACTTGGGAGTGACGAACAGCGAGATGCCCTTGGCGCCCGGAGGGGCGTCGGGCAGCTTGGCCAGCACCAGGTGCACGATGTTGCCGGTCAGGTCGTGCTCGCCGGCAGTGATGAAGATCTTGGTGCCGGTGATCGAATAGCTGCCATCGGCGTTCGGCTCGGCCTTGGTCTTCAGCAGGCCCAGGTCGGTGCCACAGTGCGGCTCGGTCAGGCACATGGTGCCGGTCCAGCGGCCCTCGATCAGCGGCTTGAGGAAGGCCTCGTGCTGCCAGGCCTCGCCGTGCTGCTTCAGCGCTTCGATGGCGCCGTGCGAGAGCAGCGGGAAGTTGCCCCACGCCAGGTTGGCGGCGTTGATCATTTCGTTGAGCGGCACGCCCAGGGTGTGCGGCAGGCCCTGGCCACCCAGTTCCGGCGAGGCGGTCAGGCCGGTCCAGCCACCATCGACGAACTGGTCGTAGGCCTGCTTGAAGCCGGGCGGGGTGGTCACTTCACCGGTGGCCTGGTCGAGCACGCAGCCGATCTCATCGCCAACGCTGTTGAGCGGGGCCAGCACGGTGGCGCTGAAACGGCCAGCTTCTTCCAGCACGGCATCGACCACGTCGGCGGTGGCGTCGGTGAAGCCCAGGCGGGCGAACAGGGATTCGACCTTGAGCACGTCGTGCAGGGCGAAACGGAGGTCGGAAAGCGGGGCGGTGTAGCTGCTCATCGGTACGTCTCGATTTGATCAGGGCAGGGGAGAGCGGCACCAGGCGCCGCGACGGAAGGTGGGAATCAGCGCAGCACGCCCGGCAGGCCCGGGGCCTGGTTGAGGGTGCTGCGGCTGCTGATATCGAAGCTGCGCTGCTTCTTTTCCTGCGGCGTGGCCGCGACTGTTCCCTTCAGGCCATAGGCCAGGGTGCGGTTGCCGGCCAGTGCATCGGCCACCACCAGGCGTGCGGCCGAACTGGGTACCAGGTCGACGTTGATGACGTCGGCCGAGGTGCCGCCGATGGAAATGCCCGGCTTGGCCTGCAGGGTGCCGGCGTCGCTGTCGCCAACGGTCAGCGCCAGCGAGACATCGTCGAAGGTCATCGGCATCGAGCTGAAGTTCTGCAGGCGCAGGGCCACGGTCCAGTTGCCGTCGGCGCGCACGGTCAGCTGCTGGAGGCTGGCCGCCGGTTCCGAAACACGCTTGACGATGCCGTTGCCACAGGCGGCAAGGGCGAGGGTGCTCAGGACGATCAAGGCGATACGGAAACGGTGGAGCATGGGCGCAGGTCCTCTGGAGGCGGTGCGTTGGAATAAGCATACTACGGCGTATGGTCGTTTGGATCGCCTGTGGCGACCCGTCGCAGAGGGTAGCGCGTGAAGATGGCGGCCGGGCGTGCGCGGCGCCGGATCGGGCGCGTGCTGCGCGCGGATCGCGTTGCGGTTCAATCGGCGGGGGTATCGCGCAGTGGCGCCATCACCCGCAGCGGACCGAGGTCGTAGCCCATCGCTTCAGCCTTGTCCTTGAGCTGCTCGAATCGGGCGCGATCCATTTCCGGCAGGCGCGAGAGAATCCACAGGTATTTCCGGTCCGGTTCACCAACCAGCGCCCACTGGTAGTCCGGGTCCAGCGCCAGCACCCAGTAGTCCGCCCAG
This genomic window from Stenotrophomonas maltophilia contains:
- a CDS encoding acyl-CoA dehydrogenase C-terminal domain-containing protein; this translates as MSSYTAPLSDLRFALHDVLKVESLFARLGFTDATADVVDAVLEEAGRFSATVLAPLNSVGDEIGCVLDQATGEVTTPPGFKQAYDQFVDGGWTGLTASPELGGQGLPHTLGVPLNEMINAANLAWGNFPLLSHGAIEALKQHGEAWQHEAFLKPLIEGRWTGTMCLTEPHCGTDLGLLKTKAEPNADGSYSITGTKIFITAGEHDLTGNIVHLVLAKLPDAPPGAKGISLFVTPKFKVDRDGNVGERNALRCGSIEHKMGIKGSVTCVMNFDGAQGYLVGQPHKGLQAMFTMMNTARLGVGLQGIGLSERAYQNALKYSRERLQSRALSGAKFPDKPADPILVHPDVRRMLLTVKSLVEGSRLLALHAATLIDVAHHAEDAAERERADTLVSFLTPISKACQTEWGIENTYNALQCFGGHGYIREHGMEQLARDARITTLYEGTTGIQALDLIGRKTASSQGAGLKLMLAEIEAFAKEHEGNEALAEFIGPLRAKAAEWGKLTLDVLQRAAANPDELGAASYDYLFYSGYVVLAYWWARSVAAADASAHGAAFAQGKRETARFYFARVLPRTLSHAAAIQAGAAPLMAMDDERFGA
- a CDS encoding LEA type 2 family protein, producing the protein MLHRFRIALIVLSTLALAACGNGIVKRVSEPAASLQQLTVRADGNWTVALRLQNFSSMPMTFDDVSLALTVGDSDAGTLQAKPGISIGGTSADVINVDLVPSSAARLVVADALAGNRTLAYGLKGTVAATPQEKKQRSFDISSRSTLNQAPGLPGVLR